The following are from one region of the Vitis riparia cultivar Riparia Gloire de Montpellier isolate 1030 chromosome 9, EGFV_Vit.rip_1.0, whole genome shotgun sequence genome:
- the LOC117921976 gene encoding exocyst complex component EXO70A1-like: MAEVDSFQNLLAARMFLKTSLEKSRTVASALEKTGPRLEEIKQRLSSLEAAVRPLRAQKCSLAAVGGHISRAVGPAAAVLKVFDAIHGLEKSLSSDPTSDLYGYLLVVKRLEEALRFLAENCGLAIRWLEDVVEFLKDNGVTDDHRYLSNVTKSLNILRELQASEERARLDGGLLSAAYDKLETEYRRLLGENGVPLPIISSSSSIVAPSSLPVFVIQKLQAIIERLSANNRLENCISTYIDIRSSNVTACLEALGLDYLEISIFEFDNFQNMESSIDLWSKHLEYAVKNLLELEYQLCNDVFEKIGLDVSMDCFARIAIQSGFLAFIQFGNTVTESKKDAVKLFKLLKIFHTLNELRLDFNRLFGGKSCIEIRIPTRHLIKRVIDGACEIFWELLPQVEAHKGTSPPSNGSVPSLVSFVVDYCNQLLQDDYRPTMIQVLEIHQNWKHQKFQGELLRKEVCNIVEAVQRNLDAWSKAYEDTSLSYIFLMNNHCHLYKALKGTSLGNLIGDSQLREHKKYKDYYASIYLRESWGMLPGLLGHEDETLFSGGRAMACSLVKKKLKAFNEALDGTYKKQSNWDVADENLRKRICQLVVDAIVPVYRSYIQKYGHFIEQDGIKNVKIYSEEGLVNMLSSMFQSKKGKRYSTNTRHSIDKMSEIVTSRFPSTTVVA, from the coding sequence ATGGCTGAGGTAGACAGCTTTCAGAATCTGCTAGCTGCAaggatgtttttgaaaacaagccTAGAGAAATCAAGAACTGTAGCTTCTGCCCTGGAGAAAACCGGCCCCAGGTTGGAAGAGATTAAGCAAAGACTGTCATCATTGGAAGCTGCGGTTCGGCCTCTTCGGGCACAGAAATGTAGTCTTGCTGCAGTTGGGGGCCATATCAGCCGCGCAGTTGGCCCTGCTGCTGCAGTTCTGAAGGTGTTTGATGCCATCCATGGGCTGGAGAAGTCGCTTTCGTCTGACCCGACTTCAGACCTCTATGGGTACCTCTTAGTCGTTAAAAGGCTGGAGGAGGCCTTGAGGTTTCTGGCTGAGAATTGTGGATTGGCAATAAGGTGGTTGGAGGATGTGGTTGAGTTCTTGAAAGATAATGGCGTCACCGATGATCACCGGTACCTCTCCAATGTGACTAAATCTTTGAACATCCTCAGGGAGTTGCAGGCGAGCGAAGAACGTGCCCGTCTCGATGGAGGGCTTCTCAGTGCTGCATACGACAAGCTGGAAACCGAATACAGACGGCTTTTGGGAGAAAATGGTGTTCCTCTTCCCATCATTTCCTCGTCATCTTCCATTGTTGCTCCATCATCTTTACCGGTTTTTGTTATTCAGAAGTTGCAGGCCATTATTGAGAGGTTGAGTGCCAATAATAGACTTGAAAACTGCATTTCTACTTATATTGATATTCGTAGTTCAAATGTTACAGCATGCTTAGAAGCTCTTGGTTTGGACTACCTCGAGATATCTATCTTCGAGTTCGATAATTTTCAGAACATGGAGAGTTCCATAGATCTGTGGAGCAAGCATTTAGAGTATGCTGTGAAGAATCTGCTGGAGCTCGAGTACCAGCTCTGCAACGACGTTTTTGAGAAGATCGGGTTGGATGTTTCAATGGATTGCTTTGCAAGGATTGCTATCCAGTCCGGATTTCTGGCTTTCATTCAGTTTGGGAACACTGTCACAGAGAGTAAGAAAGATGCAGTCAAGCTCTTTAAACTATTGAAAATCTTCCATACTTTGAATGAACTGAGATTGGATTTCAACCGCCTGTTCGGGGGAAAATCTTGCATTGAAATTCGAATCCCAACCAGGCATCTCATCAAGAGGGTGATCGATGGTGCTTGTGAGATATTTTGGGAGCTTTTGCCGCAGGTGGAGGCTCATAAGGGGACTTCTCCTCCTTCCAATGGCAGTGTTCCAAGTCTGGTGAGCTTCGTCGTTGACTACTGTAACCAGCTGCTCCAGGATGATTACAGGCCAACCATGATACAGGTTCTGGAGATTCACCAGAACTGGAAACACCAAAAATTTCAAGGGGAACTCTTGAGGAAGGAGGTCTGCAACATTGTGGAGGCAGTTCAGCGGAACCTGGATGCCTGGTCCAAGGCCTATGAGGACACCTCACTGTCCTACATTTTCTTGATGAATAATCACTGTCACTTGTACAAGGCCCTCAAGGGGACAAGCCTTGGGAACCTCATAGGTGACTCTCAGTTGAGAGAACACAAAAAGTACAAGGACTATTACGCGTCGATCTACTTGAGGGAGAGTTGGGGAATGCTTCCAGGCCTTTTAGGCCATGAGGATGAGACCTTGTTCTCAGGTGGAAGGGCCATGGCCTGCAGTCTGGTGAAGAAGAAGCTGAAGGCATTCAATGAGGCCTTGGATGGAACCTATAAGAAGCAATCGAACTGGGACGTGGCCGACGAAAACCTCAGGAAGAGGATATGCCAGCTTGTGGTTGATGCCATTGTGCCTGTATATAGGAGCTACATTCAGAAATATGGGCATTTTATTGAACAAGATGGCATTAAGAATGTGAAAATTTACTCTGAAGAGGGTTTGGTGAATATGCTGAGCTCAATGTTTCAGTCAAAGAAGGGGAAGCGTTATAGCACTAATACCAGGCATTCCATTGATAAAATGAGTGAGATTGTCACCAGTCGGTTTCCCTCTACTACTGTTGTAGCATGA